A stretch of DNA from Saccharomycodes ludwigii strain NBRC 1722 chromosome I, whole genome shotgun sequence:
CTCCATTTGTCCTTTTTATCGTCAAAGACACCACCGTGATCCTTAATGTAATCAATTAAATCATTAGATGTCCATTTATTGATATCAAAGCTCGTTTGTTGCTGTTTTTGCATTGGATTGCTAAAAGCAATAACATTGACGAAAAAATagatcaaaaataataataatctgaaatttttaagcattttttttctttttttttttctcttttatcgataactttttctttccttaaTTTTATCCTTTTACAAAGTTATCAATGAAAAGGCTATAAAGATGGATAAGTTACTTTTGGTTTAAAGAATTAgtcaagaaaaaaaaaaaacaaatgaaagcagaaaaagggaaaagggaagaagaaaataaaaaaaaaaaaaaggaaaaaaaaggatgtttatatacaaataaatatttagagattttaatggtttttattcttgttatttaaatttgatttattgCCCCTTTGTTAATAGTTTGTATGCCTGTAGATGagaatataaattaaaaaaacaaaatttaagggtattttaatttttgtaatggcagaaataaaaagttgtgatcttttaaaatttcaataCAGCGATGGAAAGTAAATCACTAAGtagtaatatatatatatatatccgTGAAAAGAGATTTATTGTTATGTAACAAtctccctttttttttttttatttttaatattatatcgTTACTTCCATCGATCAAATAATCCTCACCCTTCACATCCatattatatttcattgtctaaataataataataataaattgtaAAATGTAATATTGCcaattcttttcttcttttcttttcttttcttttcttttcttttccataAAACAATTATACCGATATATTCACGGACATTTTAGCCTTTCGGGatcaatctttttttttttttttttcattcctttttccattcttttttccattcCTTTTCCCATTCACAATTTAATactttcttccttttttcaaCATACAACAATAACCTTTCAATACTTAAAAATACccaacaatttaaaaaaaaaaataaaaaaaaaatactacaCAATACACACAGAAATGGATTCTAAAAGTAATGTATTTCAAACTATTACACCTAATGGTATAGTATTAAACACTGATGACCGTACTGTAACCTTGGAGGAAACTATAGTTAAGGGTCCCTCCATTTCTATTCAACAACATTTAACCAATTTGGACATCTATAAAAACTCACAATTGCCCATAAGTAATAACAGTGCCAGTGGAAGTCCTGATTTCACGAACAGCAATCGTCATTATGGTGTTGATGAAATGGTTAGGATGAAAATGGCTCTTAAGtcaaatattaaagaaGAAGTTATGTGGAGCttaagaaaatttttaacttaCAGTACGAAAGCTCCTTACTTGATGTCTCTCAAATCAACCACAAATCtggatttattaaatgattttttagAAATTCTTGAGGAATTTGATAAGGATTTTCTATCATCATCACccagtaaaaaaaaattaaggaGCTTACTAAGTTCAGATGACCTTTTCAAATTGCAATGTACTCTAACTAGCCTACTAATTATTAGGAATTTAGCACAAGATTTGGATAATACCCAAATTTTCGCCGCTAAttccattttaaaaaaatttctgtTAAGTTTAATGTCcttcaataataatcccaataatataatttatccAGATAATGTCAAGTATTTAACTGAGTTCCAATTTTATGTTTTAGAAATTATGGAAAGTATTGCATCTTTTATTGCGCCAGCAAAGAAAGATGATccatattttgaaaacctACTGCACATTTTAACTCAATCTAAAGACAACCATTTgataatttcaattttaagaTCAATGTCAAGATTACTTGTAAGGTCTAGGATAGGTGAGGAAAGTTCAGCCGATAATATTAGTGATGCCGTGTTAACGCAAATCGTCTcatatttgttattggCAAAGTCTAACTGTAATATAGCGGATTCTAATAATGATTATAAATCTTCAGCCAGCGGAAGCAAAAAGTATAAACCAATCAATACTACCAATGAcattaatgataaattaattttggcATCATTGGATTTTCTATACCAGTATATTTTACCCGGGAATGAGAGATTAGCTATATTATTGGAGAACCCTACTAGATATAGCATATTGTTTACGACATTGCCTAAACTATTATCATACAACGTGCTTAACTATGGTGAATTCAAAACTATTTTAAACCATACGGAGGTAAAGCTTATTAAAAGAGTTGAATTACCACCACCTGAAAGTCCACCGGCTTTGCCTAAAGCATTATACAATCAGATTTTACAGATCGATGAGCCTAAAAGATCCACCTGTTGGCTAAGGTGTTGTTTTGAGCCGGATTTAGAGAGCGAGTTTACTCAAATTAAGCTATGGAGAGCTTATGAGTCTTCTTTTGGTGCTAAAGTTAAAGCTCAAGGTAGAAGAATGATTCCTGCTGtggattttattaaaaatgtttccaATTGCTTTTATAAAGCATGTGCTATGGTTATCACTGATGAAAAGACAAACACTAAaagatttgttattaaGGGTATTAAGCCAAGACGACATGCCGTTGATATAGTTAAAGGTACCCAAGAAGCTATGGCAGTCATTGCACCTGTTACTAATtcaagcaaaaaaaataatcacaacaatactaaaaataacaatggaAAGGTACTGAAGCCACCAAGACAAACAAAATTGCCAGATATTACCTTTCC
This window harbors:
- the RSC9 gene encoding Rsc9p (similar to Saccharomyces cerevisiae YML127W | RSC9 | Remodel the Structure of Chromatin) translates to MDSKSNVFQTITPNGIVLNTDDRTVTLEETIVKGPSISIQQHLTNLDIYKNSQLPISNNSASGSPDFTNSNRHYGVDEMVRMKMALKSNIKEEVMWSLRKFLTYSTKAPYLMSLKSTTNLDLLNDFLEILEEFDKDFLSSSPSKKKLRSLLSSDDLFKLQCTLTSLLIIRNLAQDLDNTQIFAANSILKKFLLSLMSFNNNPNNIIYPDNVKYLTEFQFYVLEIMESIASFIAPAKKDDPYFENLLHILTQSKDNHLIISILRSMSRLLVRSRIGEESSADNISDAVLTQIVSYLLLAKSNCNIADSNNDYKSSASGSKKYKPINTTNDINDKLILASLDFLYQYILPGNERLAILLENPTRYSILFTTLPKLLSYNVLNYGEFKTILNHTEVKLIKRVELPPPESPPALPKALYNQILQIDEPKRSTCWLRCCFEPDLESEFTQIKLWRAYESSFGAKVKAQGRRMIPAVDFIKNVSNCFYKACAMVITDEKTNTKRFVIKGIKPRRHAVDIVKGTQEAMAVIAPVTNSSKKNNHNNTKNNNGKVLKPPRQTKLPDITFPVELSSVSNTAAMLLCLISSFISPSKNDEDIKKFCTDIKPFVILKISTIPPLGKHLFEYLENTK